Proteins from a single region of Verrucomicrobiota bacterium:
- a CDS encoding family 10 glycosylhydrolase, with product MKHTLALLATAWLPWLAGAATDPAIIDSCQYASEAAAKAAWQPMRGSAAVAPGEAGGERGVRMPCNFTGTTMERASWDRAVNVDLSTSRGIQFQIWCRDTAPISGFSVYFQSGEGWYSTTFFPETTNGWSTVTIEKAAARSEGKPAGWSKIRTLRISAWHGKDANTEFFLRDIRRTGVLGTDSLVAVLRADSAVHADRAEAKSIEEFSEQMATTFQGLGLPSAMVSDLDVTLEQLRAAKLVVLPHNPRLPDSVADALVQYVQQGGKLMVFYSVPAKLLAVLGVQAGAHVREPSPGYFSTIRFAADAVPGAPPHVAQHSWNVHSYKPVAGQGRVLADWLDAQGKPTGHAAILGSAHGIVMTHVLLQDGGAAKRRMLLAMAGSLVPELWQRTAANALAQAGNFAGYQGMDDAISRITAISGDRAAVNTALAAAKSARQAHAQLCSQAKYGEALDQAEIVRHSLLEAYCRAQTAQLAEFRAFWCHSAFGVNGMEWDEAIRRLAESGFTAILPNMLWGGSAFYPSDLLPVVPEVATRGDQIAKCLVACRKYGVQIHVWKVNWNTGHHVPKSFLDKMRQEQRLQADAQGKEEPWLCPSHPENQKLEIATMVEVARKYPVDGIHFDYIRYPDGSHCFCAGCRERFEKVLGASLKNWPRAVQADGAQRARWLDWRRENITTVVKAVSEQARQIRPGIKISAAVFRHWTTDRDSVGQDWKLWCDRGYVDFLCPMDYTPSNTSFENMVRQQVEWAGKVPIYPGIGISTFHQMMPDRVIEQIQISRKNHTGGFTIFNYGETEARDLIPLLGMGITAPAGRGTR from the coding sequence ATGAAACACACCTTGGCACTTTTGGCGACGGCGTGGCTCCCTTGGTTGGCGGGGGCGGCGACGGACCCAGCAATCATTGATTCCTGCCAGTACGCCAGCGAGGCGGCGGCGAAGGCGGCGTGGCAACCCATGCGCGGCAGTGCCGCCGTGGCGCCGGGGGAGGCGGGCGGCGAGCGGGGTGTCCGCATGCCCTGCAACTTTACCGGCACCACGATGGAGCGCGCCTCGTGGGACCGCGCGGTCAATGTGGATCTGAGCACCAGCCGCGGCATTCAATTCCAGATTTGGTGCCGCGATACGGCGCCCATCTCCGGTTTCTCTGTGTATTTCCAGAGCGGCGAGGGGTGGTACAGCACCACGTTCTTTCCCGAAACCACCAATGGCTGGAGCACCGTCACGATCGAAAAGGCCGCCGCCCGCAGCGAGGGCAAGCCGGCGGGCTGGAGCAAAATCCGCACACTGCGCATCTCCGCCTGGCACGGCAAGGATGCCAACACGGAGTTCTTCCTGCGTGATATCCGGCGCACGGGCGTGCTGGGCACGGATAGCCTGGTCGCGGTGCTGCGCGCGGATTCCGCCGTGCATGCCGACCGCGCGGAAGCCAAGTCCATCGAGGAATTCAGCGAGCAGATGGCCACCACCTTCCAAGGGCTGGGGTTGCCCAGCGCGATGGTCAGCGATTTGGATGTCACCCTGGAACAGTTGCGCGCGGCCAAGCTGGTGGTGCTGCCGCATAACCCAAGGTTGCCGGACAGCGTGGCGGACGCCCTGGTTCAATATGTGCAGCAGGGTGGCAAGCTGATGGTGTTTTACAGCGTGCCCGCGAAGCTGCTCGCGGTGCTCGGTGTGCAGGCTGGAGCCCATGTCCGGGAACCGTCGCCCGGATATTTCTCGACCATTCGCTTTGCCGCAGATGCGGTGCCCGGCGCGCCGCCGCACGTGGCGCAGCATTCCTGGAATGTGCATAGCTACAAGCCCGTGGCAGGGCAGGGGCGGGTGCTCGCGGATTGGCTGGATGCTCAGGGGAAACCCACGGGGCACGCGGCCATTCTTGGTTCTGCCCATGGCATCGTGATGACGCATGTGCTGTTGCAGGACGGTGGCGCGGCCAAACGGCGCATGCTGCTGGCCATGGCCGGTTCCCTGGTGCCCGAGCTGTGGCAACGGACGGCGGCGAATGCGCTGGCGCAGGCTGGGAATTTTGCGGGATACCAGGGCATGGACGATGCCATCAGTCGGATCACCGCGATCTCCGGCGACCGTGCCGCCGTGAATACCGCGCTGGCGGCGGCGAAGAGTGCGCGCCAGGCCCATGCGCAATTATGCAGCCAGGCCAAGTATGGCGAAGCGCTGGACCAGGCCGAGATCGTCCGGCACTCCCTGCTGGAGGCGTATTGCCGCGCGCAAACGGCGCAGCTAGCGGAGTTCCGCGCCTTCTGGTGCCACAGCGCGTTTGGGGTTAATGGCATGGAATGGGATGAGGCCATCCGCCGCCTGGCGGAGAGCGGTTTCACGGCCATCCTGCCCAACATGCTTTGGGGCGGCTCGGCGTTTTATCCCAGCGACCTGCTGCCGGTTGTTCCCGAGGTGGCGACGCGCGGCGACCAGATCGCGAAATGCCTCGTAGCCTGCCGGAAGTACGGCGTGCAGATTCACGTGTGGAAAGTGAATTGGAACACCGGTCATCACGTGCCGAAGTCGTTCCTCGATAAGATGCGCCAGGAGCAGCGCTTGCAGGCGGATGCCCAGGGCAAAGAGGAACCGTGGCTGTGCCCCTCGCATCCGGAGAATCAAAAGCTGGAGATCGCCACCATGGTGGAAGTTGCGCGCAAGTACCCGGTGGACGGCATTCACTTCGATTACATCCGTTATCCGGACGGCAGCCATTGCTTCTGCGCCGGTTGCCGGGAACGGTTTGAGAAGGTGCTGGGCGCGTCGCTGAAGAACTGGCCGCGCGCCGTGCAGGCGGATGGCGCGCAGCGCGCCCGCTGGCTGGATTGGCGGCGCGAGAACATCACCACGGTGGTCAAGGCCGTGAGCGAACAGGCCCGGCAAATCCGGCCCGGCATCAAGATTTCCGCCGCCGTGTTCCGTCATTGGACGACTGACCGCGACTCCGTCGGGCAGGACTGGAAACTGTGGTGCGACCGCGGCTACGTGGATTTCCTTTGCCCGATGGATTACACGCCCAGCAACACCAGCTTCGAAAACATGGTCCGTCAGCAGGTGGAGTGGGCGGGGAAAGTGCCGATCTATCCCGGCATCGGCATCAGCACCTTCCACCAGATGATGCCGGACCGCGTCATCGAGCAAATCCAGATCAGCCGGAAGAATCATACTGGCGGGTTCACCATCTTTAATTATGGAGAAACCGAGGCGCGGGATCTGATCCCGCTGTTAGGGATGGGAATCACGGCTCCGGCGGGACGCGGGACGCGTTAG